In Drosophila santomea strain STO CAGO 1482 chromosome 3L, Prin_Dsan_1.1, whole genome shotgun sequence, a single window of DNA contains:
- the LOC120447587 gene encoding cyclin-dependent kinase inhibitor 1C: MFKYAVLISALIACAAAKPGLLHSPLAALPAPVIAAPAPVVTAASSQVVARTFNGIAAAPVIAQVPVAPAPVLRTLAAPLAASFRAPAPVAFAAPLAAPLAAPLAAPLPAPVAAPLAAPILNRVAPFGAPIATPFAAPYAHPYAAPVLAKYAAPLTYAPAPLNYAAPALW, translated from the exons ATGTTCAAATAC GCCGTTCTCATCTCCGCCCTTATCGCCTGTGCGGCTGCCAAGCCAGGATTGCTTCACTCTCCTCTGGCAGCTCTTCCCGCTCCGGTGATTGCTGCTCCCGCTCCTGTGGTCACTGCCGCCAGCAGCCAAGTCGTGGCTAGGACCTTCAATGGCATTGCCGCTGCTCCAGTGATCGCCCAAGTTCCGGTGGCTCCTGCTCCAGTGCTGAGGACCTTAGCCGCTCCCCTAGCAGCTTCATTCCGCGCTCCAGCTCCCGTTGCATTCGCCGCTCCATTGGCCGCTCCATTGGCTGCTCCGTTGGCCGCTCCTCTTCCCGCTCCAGTGGCTGCTCCTCTGGCTGCTCCAATCCTCAACAGAGTGGCTCCATTTGGTGCCCCCATTGCCACCCCCTTCGCTGCTCCGTACGCCCATCCCTATGCTGCGCCCGTTTTGGCCAAATACGCTGCTCCACTGACTTACGCCCCAGCACCTTTGAACTATGCCGCGCCCGCTTTGTGGTAG